A DNA window from Camelina sativa cultivar DH55 chromosome 17, Cs, whole genome shotgun sequence contains the following coding sequences:
- the LOC104754529 gene encoding uncharacterized protein LOC104754529, whose protein sequence is MVCFWGCFGGRKNRRRQRRREESDQANENKLSVESAKSDHVNVRFPTVDEIPKASVIPITEICDEAEVKGSPSPTRKRVTFDSKVKTYEHIVVEVELSEENTEEVKSEERPLESTKTDKSSSQEIVDVASNSSDSYPSNHRYKNCRESDDDLEEDELDCSESDFDEDEEYYSDVGFSDDNLHNNPIKEVLGDKTEEIEAKLRSSVESVKTGNHYDAAQGVLNPVENLTQWKSAKSKGRTMQKQSQKENSNFISGQPEKRDSSSLGTDPQNDDITLSFKPKKLRNQEVAIDASLSTWLSTSETGSDCNSVSMYTSTPEKHKSSCSSKPVRINHDDRPVLCALTLEDIKQFSASSTPRKSPSKSPDETPIIGTVGGYCGNHSKTIDCGSETAFKGIPNTTSKYREDKSVNWHSTPFEARLEKALNRDK, encoded by the exons AGCTAATGAAAAC AAACTCTCTGTGGAATCTGCAAAATCTGATCATGTGAATGTTAGATTCCCCACGGTTGACGAAATCCCGAAGGCTTCTGTGATTCCAATCACTGAGATTTG TGACGAGGCTGAAGTGAAAGGTAGTCCAAGCCCGACTAGGAAGAGAGTCACATTTGACTCTAAAGTCAAAACCTATGAACACATTgtggttgaagttgaactcTCGGAAGAGAACACAGAAGAAGTCAAATCTGAAGAGAGGCCATTGGAGTCTACCAAGACTGATAAGTCTTCTTCTCAAGAGATCGTTGACGTTGCCTCAAACTCCTCAGATTCGTATCCTTCAAACCACAGATACAAGAACTGCAGAGAAAGCGATGATGACTTAGAGGAGGATGAGTTAGACTGCAGTGAAAGCGATttcgatgaagatgaagaatatTACAGTGATGTTGGATTTAGTGATGATAACTTGCATAATAACCCAATCAAAGAAGTTTTGGGGGATAAAACAGAGGAGATTGAGGCAAAACTGAGAAGTTCTGTTGAGAGTGTTAAAACAGGAAACCACTATGATGCCGCCCAAGGAGTACTTAACCCGGTTGAGAATCTCACTCAGTGGAAATCCGCTAAATCCAAAGGGAGAACAATGCAGAAACAGTCTCAAAAGGAGAACTCTAACTTCATCTCAGGTCAACCAGAAAAAAGGGATTCCTCTTCTTTAGGCACAGACCCGCAGAATGATGATATTACACTCAGCTTCAAACCAAAGAAACTGAGAAACCAAGAAGTGGCCATTGATGCTAGCCTTTCAACGTGGCTCTCAACATCTGAGACAGGTAGTGATTGCAATAGCGTCTCTATGTATACCTCTACACCCGAGAAACACAAGTCTAGCTGCTCATCAAAACCGGTTAGAATCAACCATGATGATAGACCTGTATTATGCGCATTAACATTGGAGGATATCAAACAGTTCTCGGCTTCATCTACGCCCAGGAAATCACCGAGCAAGAGCCCTGATGAGACACCTATTATAGGCACAGTTGGTGGTTACTGTGGTAATCACTCAAAGACAATAGATTGCGGCTCTGAAACTGCATTCAAGGGGATACCGAACACCACCAGCAAGTACAGAGAG GATAAGAGCGTGAATTGGCATTCAACACCATTTGAGGCAAGACTGGAGAAAGCTTTGAACAGAGATAAATAA
- the LOC104754528 gene encoding acid phosphatase 1: MDRSMFLSLALASLLVGVVSAGDWNILNQLKGLGSSSSQNVAVSSAIKTNLKGYCESWRINVEVNNIRNFDVVPQECVSHIEDYMTSSQYKDDVARAVDEVILHFGSMCCSKSKCDGMDAWIFDIDDTLLSTIPYHKKNGFFGGEKLNSTKFEDWIKKTNAPSVPHMKKLYHEIREKGIKIFLISSRKEYLRSATVDNLIQAGYYGWSNLMLRGLEDEQKEVKQYKSEKRTWLTSLGYRVWGVMGDQWSSFAGCPLPKRTFKLPNSIYYVA, translated from the exons atGGACCGATCCATGTTTCTTTCCCTAGCATTAGCCTCACTCTTGGTCGGAGTCGTCTCAGCTGGTGACTGGAACATCTTGAACCAACTCAAAGGACTAGGTTCGTCGTCAAGCCAGAACGTTGCCGTTTCTTCAGCGATCAAGACGAACTTGAAAGGGTACTGTGAAAGCTGGAGGATCAACGTGGAGGTTAACAACATCAGAAACTTCGATGTGGTGCCTCAGGAGTGTGTATCGCACATTGAGGACTACATGACTTCATCGCAGTACAAGGATGACGTGGCGAGAGCCGTTGATGAGGTCATTCTTCATTTCGGGAGCATGTGTTGTAGCAAGTCTAAGTGTGATGGTATGGACGCTTGGATCTTTGACATCGACGACACGCTTCTCTCTACCATACCTTACCACAAGAAAAATGGCTTCTTCGG aggagagaagTTGAACTCGACGAAATTTGAGGACTGGATAAAGAAGACCAACGCACCATCAGTACCACACATGAAGAAACTGTACCACGAGATCAGAGAAAAAGGCATTAAGATCTTCTTGATCTCTTCCCGGAAAGAATATCTCAGATCCGCCACCGTCGACAACCTCATCCAAGCCGGTTACTATGGCTGGTCCAACCTAATGCTCAG GGGGCTAGAAGATGAGCAAAAGGAAGTAAAACAGTACAAGTCAGAGAAGAGGACATGGCTAACGAGTCTTGGTTACAGAGTCTGGGGAGTGATGGGAGATCAATGGAGCAGTTTCGCAGGTTGTCCTCTTCCCAAGAGAACCTTCAAGCTCCCTAACTCAATCTACTATGTGGCctga
- the LOC104759065 gene encoding vegetative storage protein 1-like — translation MDRSMFLSLALASLLVGVVSAGDWNILNQLKGLGSSSSQNVAVSSAIKTNLKGYCESWRINVEVNNIRNFDVVPQECVSHIEDYMTSSQYKDDVARAVDEVILHFGSMCCSKSKCDGMDAWIFDIDDTLLSTIPYHKKNGFFG, via the coding sequence atGGACCGATCCATGTTTCTTTCCCTAGCATTAGCCTCACTCTTGGTCGGAGTCGTCTCAGCTGGTGACTGGAACATCTTGAACCAACTCAAAGGACTAGGTTCGTCGTCAAGCCAGAACGTTGCCGTTTCTTCAGCGATCAAGACGAACTTGAAAGGGTACTGTGAAAGCTGGAGGATCAACGTGGAGGTTAACAACATCAGAAACTTCGATGTGGTGCCTCAGGAGTGTGTATCGCACATTGAGGACTACATGACTTCATCGCAGTACAAGGATGACGTGGCGAGAGCCGTTGATGAGGTCATTCTTCATTTCGGGAGCATGTGTTGTAGCAAGTCTAAGTGTGATGGTATGGACGCTTGGATCTTTGACATCGACGACACGCTTCTCTCTACCATACCTTACCACAAGAAAAATGGCTTCTTCGGGTAA